tctgtttgtatgtatgtatgtatgtgtggacgtatgtctgtatgtccgtTGGTCtgtatatgtctgtatgtatatgtatgtatatatatatatatatatatatatatatatatatatatatatattcggatagttttcaatcggattcgaacccacaacatacggcatcagtcgcctagctgagaggccacagacagaaccactcggctaaatctccactcccaaaaagagtggttcaatagccggctaagttgttacatttttctgactgagaccgctcaacacattgcagagttcgtgaagcactcacgcacgcatgctcactatcatacatcgcacacacacgcacatacacacacacacacacacacacacacacacacacacacacacatatatatatatatatatatatatatatatatatatgtatgtatatatatatatatgtctgtctgtccagagtatatatatatatatatgtgtgagtctgcatgtatgtatgtatgtatatctttTCTGTATGTTATATTCctatctgtgtgtctgtttgtgttCTGAGTGTGGTTGGATGTATGTCTCTATatgtctgtctgcatgtctgtctgtgcaTATGTTTgtatgatatataaatatatatagatatatgtatatacaaaaacaaatatatatgtgtgtttatGCATTTATATAGATATGTATGTTTTTGTAGACATGTATCTCTCtttgtgtgtacatatgtagtatgtatgtttTTGTAGACATGTATCTCTCtttgtgtgtacatatgtagtctgtatgtatatatgtatgcttgacatgtctgtatgtctgtctgtatgtatgttcttATCACATATctgtttgcatatatatatatatatatatatatatatatatatatatatatatatatatatatatatatatatatatatatatatatatatatatatatatatatatatatatatatataatacagcggtgaatgaaaagtgaccaaTGCAGGATTTAAACTCACACCCCTGTATACATTatggatgctctaccaactgagctaatggatcagttggctcaatgtgggcggtcctgactcttaTATGGAACTTTTCATTTGCTGTGCGTGGATAGTGAGTAAGGCTGCTAAACTTATCACCAAACCTTTCAACCTAAAGATCGCACATGGTTCTACAGGGCCATGCACACAAGTCATACTTAGGAATCTGTTGATGGTAATGAGTATCAATCAaatgaatgatgcaaagccaaACAGtggttatttgaaaatgactcGCCATAccaattttttaatgaaatacagtggtgtgtgtatatatatatatatatatatatatatgtatatatatatatatatatatatatatatatatatatatatatatatgtatatatatatatatatatatatatatatatatatatatatatatttgctatatgtgtgtgtctctATGTCAGTATTTATATGTATGTCagtatttatatgtatatgtatgaatatatgtatatttgcagGGGACCATGTTATTGAAAATGGCCTGTTAAGTTATGCTTTGATGTTAATATTATGTCTCAATATCTTTCAGATGCCACGCAAGAAGAATTGGAAGAGTAGTGCAGCGCTGAAGAAGAGGTTGAGTTTGGGTCGTGTCCCATCAACCACTGTCCATTTGGAGCATAGAGTCCTTCAGGACTGTCATAACATCGCAAATATATCCGAAAATGTTGTCCTTCGGGACTCTAATGACATGGCCAATGAATCTGGAAATGTTGTCCTTCGGGACTGTAATGACATGGCAAATGAATCTGGAAATGTTGTCCTTCGGGACTGTAAAGATGGAAATGTAGTCCTTCGGGACTGTAATGATGGAAATGTAGTCCTTCGGGACTGTAAAGATGGAAATGTAGTCCTTCGGGACTGTAAAGATGGAAATGTAGTCCTTCGGGACTGTAAAGATGGAAATGTAGTCCTTCGGGACTGTAAAGACATGGCAAATGAATCTGGAAATGTAGTCCTTCGGGACTGTAAAGACATGGCAAATGAATGTGCAAATGTGGTCCTTCAGGACTGTAATGACATGGCAAATGAATCTGGAAATGTAGTCCTTCGGGACTCTGATGACATTGCAAATGAATCTGGAAATGTAGTCCTTCGGGACTCCAATGACATGGCAAATGAATCTGGAAATGCAGTCCTTCGGGACTCCAATGACATGGCAAATGAATCTGGAAATGTGGTCATTTGGGACTCTGATGACATGGCAAATGAAACCCGAAATGCAGTGCTTTGTGACTCTTATGACATGGCAAATGACAATGTAAGTACTAGGAAAGATTTATTTCATACAAGGAAGGAAATGAGACATCAGAACATGACATGACTAGTATGGCAATGAAAACTACAAGTAATACTGAATATGAAGTGAGAGTGAATGAAAGTGACATTAAAGTTGATAAAATGATTGACAGTGAGAAGGTTAAGATACAAATCAAATGCTCAAACTTAGTGCAGGGCAGTTTTAACCAAAGTCATGCTCAATTTGGTGAGAACAGTGGGAGGCAGTGTGTTGCTAAAGTGGGAGGCAGTGTGTTGCTAATAGCTATGTTTCTGTACTgtacagtaaaataaaaatgtgcaaatgtggAATACATGCGACATGGATTTAATACTGCAAACAGGTAATGAATTGTATGGTTGTGTGCAGCAATCACCATCAGTAATCGATGTTTATCTTTTAGTCACAGAACTACCACAGTCTATTGAGTTGTTTGACACAAAGTTTAAGTCAAGTTTTGGACAATCTGTCACAGGTCTAATAGGTGAAGATATCAATATTG
This region of Ptychodera flava strain L36383 unplaced genomic scaffold, AS_Pfla_20210202 Scaffold_39__1_contigs__length_1403739_pilon, whole genome shotgun sequence genomic DNA includes:
- the LOC139127941 gene encoding uncharacterized protein isoform X2; the protein is MPRKKNWKSSAALKKRLSLGRVPSTTVHLEHRVLQDCHNIANISENVVLRDSNDMANESGNVVLRDCNDMANESGNVVLRDCKDGNVVLRDCNDGNVVLRDCKDGNVVLRDCKDGNVVLRDCKDGNVVLRDCKDMANESGNVVLRDCKDMANECANVVLQDCNDMANESGNVVLRDSDDIANESGNVVLRDSNDMANESGNAVLRDSNDMANESGNVVIWDSDDMANETRNAVLCDSYDMANDNLFLPY